In Erigeron canadensis isolate Cc75 chromosome 7, C_canadensis_v1, whole genome shotgun sequence, one DNA window encodes the following:
- the LOC122608070 gene encoding uncharacterized protein LOC122608070, with product MAFIKDSEHLSIPFKDIELGTNNFTTLIGKGGYGKVYKGELSLSGKLTSVAVKRLDTNLSGQGFKEFLTEIQLLSRYKHPNLVSLVGFCHEGHEKILVYEYAERGSLDKYHHVDGKTCSLTWKQRINICIDGARGLNYLHNYVAERERVIHRDVKSANIILDDNWKAMIADLGLSKLGCANENDTYLITNACGTQGYCDPAYIHTGVLTKESDVYSFGVVLFEVLCGRLGFKNVNNEQRFLAQLAKRYYEEGKLYKIVDPCLKNQMDSDSLKAVSKIAYQCLNNDREKRPSMEIVVEKLVEALDLQVFDKLDFSWYEEINRMSDSPLVYSSRMELYKHLSKGILVKEGNVWFSMDDDGKNQELVSAKKFMHLNGKNCTETTAPQSRFPTVAKILDPTELNMQVKITTRFLSPNITYAAYLVWKPVYLFPGGSSVVGNLNYKLNGKTKLCISYLGELDQSGWMMIELFQIINPKRNVGFKVKLEGFNFMNQVRTSVIVEGVKFVPIQKVDDKEIKEPDVETEWENYLPSDYKQFIYYSSKEMMLMPQKDVIFPTKEEAYSILSKGLRIKVETTYDGTYRQRFKDTDMWFWITKSNGKKCFMLSLDSVYAKGSLWIQSAPASPNESRFGKVFFIEHTLLIEIEFTLIYPLLSTKTTYACYLVYKMQKDPCFEQPWDVTVKCRQLNKEVMYLGIPVSERRPFCSFESKTTKKMFLITPRSPLIKPYRLIEYSNPLNKLSNMEFPRQRKDSWWEVSLGKFIVDYKSFDETTGIISVRPDYDSRISIDMHPSVKVEKLVLQGIEFRPLY from the exons ATGGCATTCATCAAAGATTCAGAGCACCTTAGTATACCCTTCAAAGATATCGAATTAGGAACCAATAATTTCACAACACTTATCGGAAAGGGCGGGTATGGCAAAGTTTACAAAGGAGAGCTCTCACTTTCGGGTAAACTTACATCTGTCGCGGTAAAGCGACTAGATACCAACCTTTCTGGTCAAGGCTTTAAAGAATTCTTGACGGAAATTCAATTGCTTTCTCGCTATAAACATCCAAACCTTGTCTCCCTTGTTGGTTTTTGTCATGAGGGCCATGAAAAAATTCTGGTTTATGAGTATGCAGAGCGCGGAAGCCTTGACAAGTACCATCATGTGGATGGAAAAACATGTTCGTTAACATGGAAGCAACGGATAAATATATGCATTGATGGAGCACGTGGTTTGAACTACCTACACAACTATGTTGCAGAAAGAGAGAGAGTTATCCATAGGGATGTAAAGAGTGCAAATATTATCTTAGATGACAATTGGAAAGCTATGATTGCGGATCTTGGGCTTTCCAAATTAGGTTGTGCCAATGAAAATGATACATATCTAATTACTAATGCGTGTGGCACACAAGGTTATTGTGATCCGGCATATATACATACGGGAGTGTTGACTAAAGAGTCAGATGTTTATTCATTTGGCGTGGTATTGTTTGAAGTCTTATGTGGGAGGTTGGGCttcaaaaatgtaaataatgaaCAAAGATTTCTAGCTCAACTCGCCAAACGCTACTATGAAGAAGGAAAATTATATAAGATTGTTGATCCTTGTTTGAAGAACCAAATGGACTCGGATTCTTTGAAAGCGGTTTCCAAGATTGCATATCAGTGCTTGAATAATGATCGTGAAAAACGACCCTCCATGGAAATTGTGGTAGAGAAACTTGTGGAAGCACTGGACTTGCAA GTTTTTGATAAATTAGATTTCTCTTGGTATGAAGAGATAAATAGGATGTCAGATTCTCCTCTAGTGTATTCTAGCAGAATGGAACTCTACAAACATCTCTCAAAGGGGATCCTTGTCAAAGAAGGCAACGTg TGGTTTTCTATGGATGATGATGGGAAGAATCAAGAACTAGTATCAGCAAAAAAGTTCATGCACTTGAATGGAAAAAACTGTACAGAGACTACTGCTCCTCAATCTCG ATTTCCAACGGTAGCAAAGATCTTGGATCCAACAGAGCTTAATATGCAAGTCAAGATAACAACTCGGTTTTTATCACCCAATATAACGTATGCAGCTTACCTTGTATGGAAACCCGTATATCTCTTTCCCGGAGGTTCCTCTGTTGTCGGGAATTTAAATTACAAACTAAATGGTAAAACAAAGTTATGTATATCATATCTTGGAGAGTTGGATCAGAGTGGATGGATGATGATTGAActcttccaaatcatcaatCCTAAAAGAAATGTTGGTTTTAAAGTTAAGTTAGAAGGATTTAATTTTATGAACCAAGTACGAACCTCAGTCATTGTTGAAGGTGTCAAGTTTGTGCCAATACAGAAG GTTGATGATAAAGAAATCAAGGAACCAGATGTGGAAACCGAGTGGGAGAATTATTTGCCAAGTGATTATAAGCAATTCATATATTATTCAAGCAAAGAAATGATGTTAATGCCTCAAAAGGATGTGATCTTCCCTACCAAAGAGGAAGCATATTCCATTCTCTCTAAAGGCCTGCGTATCAAGGTTGAAACAACATATGATGGCACATATAGGCAGCGTTTTAAGGACACTGACATG TGGTTTTGGATAACCAAATCGAATGGGAAGAAATGTTTTATGCTTTCACTAGATTCAGTTTATGCAAAAGGCTCGTTGTGGATTCAGTCCGCACCTGCATCTCCAAATGAATCCAG ATTtggaaaagttttttttatagaacACACACTTCTCATAGAGATCGAGTTTACGCTCATATATCCTCTTTTGTCAACAAAAACTACATATGCGTGTTACCTTGTGTACAAGATGCAAAAAGATCCGTGTTTCGAACAACCATGGGATGTGACTGTTAAATGTCGCCAGCTGAACAAGGAAGTTATGTATTTGGGTATACCAGTTTCTGAAAGGAGACCATTCTGCTCGTTTGAGTctaaaacaactaaaaagatGTTTTTGATAACACCTCGAAGCCCACTAATTAAACCATATCGTTTGATTGAATATTCCAACCCATTGAACAAACTCAGTAATATGGAATTTCCAAGACAAAGAAAAGATAGTTGGTGGGAGGTGAGCTTAGGGAAGTTTATCGTGGATTATAAGTCATTCGATGAAACGACTGGTATCATTAGTGTAAGGCCTGATTATGACTCGCGTATTTCTATAGATATGCATCCGTCTGTAAAGGTTGAAAAACTTGTTTTGCAGGGCATTGAGTTCCGACCATTATATTAG
- the LOC122606633 gene encoding uncharacterized protein LOC122606633 has translation MEFIKDTGHLNIPFQDIELATNNFTTLIGRGGYGKVYKGKLSLSGKLTNVAVKRLDTNLSGQGFKEFLTEIQLLSRYKHPNLVSLVGFCHEGGEKILVYEYAERGSLDKYHHVDGKTCTLTWKQRINICIDAARGLNYLHNHVAEKERVIHRDLKSANILLDHDWKAMIADLGLSKLGRANENETYLITNACGTQGYCDPTYIHTGVLTKESDVYSFGVVLFEVICGRLGFKNVDNEQRFLASLAQRYYEEGNLNKIIDPCLKNQIEYSVSLNAVSKIAYQCLDSDREKRPSMEFVVEKLVEALELQVFDKFDFLFNTSYPRNDELNRISDSPIVKSSRMQLYTHLSKGILVNGANVWLSVDDEGKNHELISATKFMPLDGKNCTQTFAPQSRFPTVAKILNPSKINMQVMIVTQFLSSDITYAAYLVCKPTYHFPRGFHVTGSLNYELKPGRSLRSSYFSELDQSGWMMAELFQIVNPKRNDGFIVNFKRIDLMYQVQTGIIVEGVKFLPIHKVDDKEIGESDVENLQEREWENHLPSDYKQFIYYSSKDMMAMPQKDVIFPTEQEAYSILSKGIRIKLEIEDEKNVDMWFWITKLNGKKCFMLSPDSFSAPRSLAFRSAPATPDESRYGKVFCKENTRYIYMKFRLIYPLLSTKTTYACYLVYKMLDNKCFEHPSNVTIDCHPMNMEVTHLGIPVSERTPFCSFWSEKTRTMYLKRPRSPLFEPDGLIKSSNPLNKLSNMEFPRERKDGWWEVSLGEFISDYTPCDETTGITSVRPDYDSHISIMIRHLVMIEKLTVQGIEFRPL, from the exons ATGGAATTCATCAAAGATACAGGCCACCTTAATATACCCTTTCAAGATATCGAACTAGCAACCAATAACTTCACAACACTTATCGGAAGGGGCGGATATGGCAAGGTTTACAAAGGAAAGCTCTCACTTTCGGGTAAACTTACAAATGTCGCGGTAAAGCGACTAGATACTAACCTTTCTGGTCAAGGGTTTAAGGAATTCTTAACGGAAATCCAATTGCTTTCACGTTATAAACATCCGAACCTCGTATCCCTTGTTGGTTTTTGTCATGAAGGCGGTGAAAAAATTCTGGTTTATGAGTATGCAGAGCGCGGAAGCCTTGACAAATACCATCATGTCGATGGAAAAACATGTACATTAACATGGAAGCAACGGATAAATATTTGCATTGATGCAGCACGTGGTTTGAACTACCTACACAACCATGTTGCAGAAAAAGAAAGAGTTATCCATAGGGATCTAAAGAGTGCAAATATTCTCTTAGATCATGATTGGAAAGCTATGATTGCGGATCTTGGGCTTTCCAAATTAGGCCGTGCAAATGAAAATGAGACGTATCTTATCACTAATGCGTGTGGCACACAAGGTTATTGTGATCCGACATATATACATACGGGAGTGTTGACAAAAGAGTCGGATGTTTATTCATTTGGCGTGGTATTGTTTGAAGTCATATGTGGGAGGTTGGGCTTCAAGAATGTAGATAATGAACAAAGATTTCTAGCCTCACTCGCCCAACGCTACTATGAGGAAGGAAATTTAAATAAGATTATTGATCCTTGTTTAAAGAACCAAATAGAGTACTCGGTTTCTTTGAATGCAGTTTCCAAGATTGCATATCAATGCTTGGATAGTGATAGGGAAAAACGACCCTCCATGGAATTTGTGGTAGAGAAACTTGTGGAAGCACTGGAATTGCAA gtgtttgataaatttgatttcCTATTTAATACTTCATACCCACGGAATGACGAGTTAAATAGGATCTCAGATTCTCCTATAGTAAAGTCTAGCAGAATGCAACTCTACACACATCTCTCAAAAGGAATCCTTGTCAATGGGGCCAATGTG TGGTTATCTGTGGATGATGAGGGGAAGAATCATGAACTGATATCAGCAACAAAGTTCATGCCCTTGGATGGAAAAAATTGTACACAGACATTTGCTCCTCAGTCTCG ATTTCCAACGGTTGCCAAGATATTGAATCCATCGAAGATTAATATGCAAGTCATGATAGTAACTCAGTTTTTGTCATCCGATATAACATATGCAGCTTACCTTGTATGCAAACCCACATATCATTTTCCTAGAGGTTTCCATGTTACCGGGAGTTTAAATTACGAACTAAAGCCTGGAAGAAGTTTACGTAGTTCATATTTTAGTGAGTTGGATCAGAGTGGATGGATGATGGCTGAACTCTTCCAAATCGTTAATCCTAAAAGAAATGATGGTTTCATAGTTAATTTCAAACGAATTGATTTAATGTATCAAGTACAAACTGGTATCATTGTTGAAGGCGTCAAATTTCTTCCAATACATAAG GTTGATGATAAAGAAATCGGGGAATCAGATGTGGAAAATCTCCAAGAAAGAGAGTGGGAGAATCATTTGCCAAGTGATTATAAGCAATTCATATATTATTCAAGCAAAGACATGATGGCAATGCCTCAAAAGGATGTGATCTTCCCTACCGAACAGGAAGCATATTCCATTCTCTCTAAAGGCATACGAATTAAGCTTGAaattgaagatgaaaaaaatgTTGACATG tGGTTTTGGATAACCAAATTGAATGGGAAGAAATGTTTTATGCTTTCACCTGATTCATTTTCAGCACCTCGCTCGTTGGCGTTTCGGTCCGCACCTGCAACTCCAGATGAATCCAG ATATGGAAAAGTTTTCTGTAAAGAAAACACAcgttacatatatatgaagtttAGGCTCATATATCCTCTTTTGTCAACAAAAACTACTTATGCCTGTTACCTTGTATACAAGATGCTAGACAATAAGTGTTTCGAACATCCATCCAATGTGACTATTGATTGTCACCCTATGAACATGGAAGTCACACATTTGGGTATACCAGTTTCTGAAAGGACACCGTTCTGCTCATTCTGGTCTGAAAAAACTAGAACCATGTATTTGAAAAGACCTAGAAGCCCACTCTTTGAACCAGATGGATTGATCAAATCTTCCAACCCATTGAACAAACTCAGCAATATGGAATTTccaagagaaagaaaagatggTTGGTGGGAGGTGAGCTTAGGAGAGTTTATCTCGGATTATACACCATGCGATGAAACGACTGGTATCACTAGTGTAAGACCTGATTATGACTCCCATATTAGCATCATGATAAGACACTTGGTTATGATTGAAAAACTTACTGTGCAAGGCATTGAGTTTCGACCATTATAG